A stretch of the Polaribacter pacificus genome encodes the following:
- a CDS encoding aromatic amino acid hydroxylase, which yields MTKDSPIIWNEITRKLPKHLHKFIVKQPYDEYTAQNQAVWRYVMRMNIDFLSKVAHESYIEGLQKTGISVSSIPQMEGMNRILKDIGWAAVSVDGFIPPNAFMEFQAYNVLVIASDMRTINHIEYTPAPDIIHEAAGHAPIIANPEYAEYLRRFGEIGSKAISSAKDHEIYEAIRLLSILKEDPNSTEDEIKKAQDAVELAQNTMGELSEMAQIRNLHWWTVEYGLIGSLEQPKIYGAGLLSSIGESAWCLTDQVEKRAYSIEAAKVSFDITKPQPQLFVTPDFAKLSLVLEQFASTMGLRTGGLSGVQKLIDSENLGTIELSTGIQVSGHFIRVIANDKSVVYVQTTGPTALSCKDKELIGHGVSYHAEGFGSPVGKLKGINIPIEDMSPRDLEVYGIYEGKQTVLEFEGGVKVVGEVITGTRNLKGEILLISFKNCTVSFQDEILFDPAWGIYDMAVGKKVVSAYAGPADPNSFENTSKLSETKTHKLSYTDQEKALYKLYGQVRDYRTHDLGDEQQLASVFDTLKQVYPKDWLLPLELYELSKQRGYAIENQLKDYLEKLAQEEEYKTLVVNGLNLCKS from the coding sequence ATGACAAAAGACAGTCCTATTATTTGGAATGAGATTACAAGGAAACTCCCTAAACACTTGCATAAATTCATTGTTAAGCAACCTTATGATGAATATACAGCACAGAATCAGGCAGTTTGGCGTTATGTAATGCGTATGAATATTGATTTTCTTAGCAAAGTAGCACATGAGTCTTATATAGAAGGTTTACAAAAAACAGGTATTTCTGTTTCATCGATTCCGCAAATGGAAGGAATGAATCGAATTTTAAAGGACATAGGATGGGCAGCTGTCTCTGTTGATGGCTTTATTCCGCCTAATGCATTTATGGAGTTTCAAGCTTATAATGTCTTGGTCATCGCATCTGATATGCGAACGATCAATCATATAGAATATACACCAGCTCCTGACATTATTCACGAGGCTGCAGGTCATGCACCCATTATTGCAAATCCTGAGTACGCAGAATATTTAAGACGGTTTGGAGAAATTGGAAGCAAAGCCATTTCTTCTGCTAAGGATCATGAAATTTACGAAGCAATTAGACTGTTGTCTATTTTAAAAGAGGATCCAAATTCTACAGAAGATGAAATTAAAAAAGCACAAGATGCAGTAGAGCTTGCACAAAATACGATGGGCGAATTATCAGAAATGGCTCAGATAAGGAACTTGCATTGGTGGACTGTAGAATATGGTTTGATTGGTAGTCTTGAGCAACCAAAGATTTATGGAGCAGGGCTATTATCTTCTATTGGAGAAAGCGCTTGGTGTCTTACTGATCAGGTAGAAAAAAGAGCTTATTCTATAGAAGCCGCAAAAGTTAGTTTTGATATTACCAAACCACAACCCCAGCTTTTTGTTACCCCAGATTTTGCAAAATTAAGTTTGGTTCTTGAACAGTTTGCAAGTACCATGGGATTAAGAACTGGAGGTTTGTCTGGTGTGCAAAAACTCATTGATTCTGAAAACTTAGGTACCATTGAATTGAGTACCGGAATTCAGGTGTCTGGTCATTTTATCAGGGTAATTGCAAATGATAAAAGCGTTGTGTACGTTCAAACTACTGGGCCTACTGCCTTGTCTTGTAAAGATAAAGAGTTAATAGGACATGGCGTTTCATACCATGCAGAAGGTTTTGGAAGTCCCGTAGGTAAATTAAAAGGTATCAATATTCCAATAGAGGATATGAGTCCAAGAGATTTAGAGGTCTATGGAATCTATGAAGGCAAGCAAACTGTTTTAGAGTTTGAAGGAGGTGTCAAAGTAGTGGGTGAAGTAATTACAGGAACCCGTAACCTTAAAGGAGAGATTTTATTAATTTCTTTTAAAAACTGTACGGTTAGTTTTCAGGATGAAATTTTATTTGATCCTGCGTGGGGTATATATGATATGGCAGTCGGCAAAAAAGTTGTTTCGGCCTATGCAGGTCCGGCAGACCCTAATTCATTTGAAAACACCAGTAAGTTGTCAGAAACTAAAACGCATAAATTAAGCTATACAGATCAAGAAAAGGCACTATATAAATTGTACGGTCAAGTACGAGATTATAGAACTCATGATTTAGGTGATGAGCAGCAACTAGCTTCTGTTTTTGACACTCTTAAACAAGTGTATCCAAAAGATTGGCTATTGCCATTAGAGCTTTATGAGCTATCAAAACAGCGAGGCTATGCCATAGAAAATCAATTAAAAGACTATTTAGAGAAATTAGCACAAGAAGAAGAGTACAAGACTCTTGTTGTTAACGGATTAAACTTGTGTAAAAGTTAA
- the alaS gene encoding alanine--tRNA ligase has protein sequence MKSQDIRTTFLDFFSKKQHQIVPSSPMVLKNDPTLMFTNSGMAPFKEYFLGNAIPKSSRISDSQKCLRVSGKHNDLEEVGYDTYHHTMFEMLGNWSFGDYFKKEAIAWAWELLTEVYKIDKSILYVTVFEGSDDKDQLSLDQEAYDYWKQIIPEDRILMGNKKDNFWEMGEQGPCGPCSEIHVDIRTPEEKKAVDGKTLVNQDHPQVVEIWNLVFMQYNRKANGTLEDLPAKHIDTGMGFERLCMVLQSVSSNYDTDVFTPLIREVETITSARYGKDQKTDIAIRVIVDHVRAVAFSIADGQLPSNTGAGYVIRRILRRAIRYGFTFLDQKEPFIFKLADALSDQMGDAFPEIRKQASLVHNVIKEEEQSFLRTLDQGLILLERVIETTKDKTISGSKAFELYDTYGFPLDLTQLIAREKGMQVDSVAFAKEMEKQKLRSRSASASETSDWTTLVEDEVEEFVGYDTLETQVKITRYRKVISKKDGEQYQLVFNLTPFYPEGGGQVGDKGYLESANGDVIYITDTKKENNLIIHFAKNLPKHPSETLKAIVNKESRSLSASNHSATHLLHQALRTILGTHVEQKGSLVSPDYLRFDFSHFSKVNADQIQEIEDFVNARIRENIPLQEQRNIPMQKAIDEGAMALFGEKYGDTVRAIRFGKSIELCGGIHVTNTSDIWHFKIKSEGAVASGIRRIEAITNRAVGSYFEELDKNFNDIKALLKNPAQPVKAISSLQDENAALKKEVELLLKEKAQNLLGEYNQQLKEINGVLFLASTTDLDANGIKNVSFELGNKHKNLFLVFGSSANNKALLTCYISKELVDEKNLDAGKVVRELGTFINGGGGGQKFYATAGGKNPGGLKDALNKAKDYLL, from the coding sequence ATGAAGTCACAAGACATACGAACTACTTTTTTAGATTTCTTTTCAAAGAAACAACACCAGATTGTACCTTCATCACCGATGGTATTAAAAAATGACCCCACCCTAATGTTTACCAATTCTGGGATGGCACCATTTAAGGAATATTTTTTAGGAAATGCCATACCTAAGAGCAGTAGAATTTCTGATTCTCAAAAATGCTTACGTGTTTCTGGAAAACACAATGATTTAGAAGAAGTAGGTTATGACACTTACCACCATACCATGTTTGAAATGCTTGGCAACTGGAGCTTTGGAGATTACTTTAAAAAAGAAGCTATTGCTTGGGCATGGGAACTTTTAACTGAGGTATATAAAATTGACAAAAGCATTTTATATGTTACCGTATTTGAAGGTAGTGATGATAAAGATCAACTTTCTTTAGACCAAGAAGCTTACGATTATTGGAAGCAAATTATTCCTGAGGATCGAATATTGATGGGGAATAAAAAGGATAATTTTTGGGAAATGGGAGAGCAAGGACCTTGTGGACCCTGTTCAGAAATTCATGTTGACATAAGAACTCCTGAAGAGAAAAAAGCGGTTGATGGAAAAACATTAGTCAACCAAGATCATCCACAAGTTGTTGAGATATGGAACTTGGTTTTTATGCAGTACAACAGAAAAGCGAATGGCACCTTAGAAGACCTCCCTGCAAAGCATATTGATACAGGAATGGGGTTTGAACGCTTGTGTATGGTATTGCAATCGGTTAGTTCTAATTATGATACAGATGTATTTACTCCATTAATTAGAGAAGTAGAAACCATTACAAGTGCACGTTATGGCAAAGATCAAAAAACAGACATCGCAATCCGAGTTATTGTAGATCACGTTCGTGCTGTTGCTTTTTCTATTGCTGATGGACAACTACCTAGCAATACTGGAGCTGGATATGTAATTAGACGAATTCTACGAAGAGCAATTCGTTATGGATTTACTTTCTTAGATCAAAAGGAGCCATTTATTTTTAAATTGGCTGATGCTTTAAGCGATCAAATGGGAGATGCTTTTCCTGAGATTAGAAAACAGGCTAGCCTAGTTCACAATGTTATAAAAGAAGAAGAACAATCGTTTTTAAGAACATTAGATCAGGGTTTAATCTTATTAGAACGTGTGATCGAAACCACTAAAGACAAAACAATTTCAGGATCAAAGGCCTTTGAATTGTACGACACTTATGGCTTCCCTCTAGATTTAACTCAATTGATAGCCCGAGAAAAAGGAATGCAAGTAGACAGCGTTGCTTTTGCTAAAGAAATGGAGAAACAAAAACTGCGTTCACGTTCTGCATCAGCCTCTGAAACAAGTGATTGGACTACCCTTGTAGAAGATGAAGTAGAAGAATTTGTAGGCTATGATACACTAGAAACACAAGTAAAAATAACACGATACAGAAAAGTAATCTCTAAAAAAGATGGAGAACAATATCAGTTGGTTTTTAACCTAACTCCTTTTTATCCAGAAGGTGGAGGTCAAGTAGGTGATAAAGGCTATTTAGAATCAGCAAATGGTGATGTGATTTATATTACAGACACTAAAAAAGAAAACAACCTGATTATCCATTTTGCAAAAAATTTACCAAAACACCCATCAGAAACCCTTAAGGCAATTGTAAACAAAGAAAGTAGATCCTTATCTGCAAGCAATCATTCTGCCACCCACCTTTTGCATCAAGCATTGCGAACCATCCTAGGGACGCACGTAGAGCAAAAAGGATCTTTGGTAAGTCCGGATTATTTACGCTTTGATTTCTCACATTTTTCTAAGGTAAATGCAGATCAAATTCAAGAAATTGAAGATTTTGTCAACGCTAGAATTAGAGAAAATATTCCATTACAGGAGCAACGTAATATTCCTATGCAAAAAGCAATTGACGAAGGTGCTATGGCTTTGTTTGGAGAAAAATATGGAGATACGGTTAGAGCAATCCGTTTTGGAAAATCCATAGAACTATGTGGAGGAATTCACGTAACCAATACAAGCGACATTTGGCATTTTAAAATTAAATCTGAAGGAGCTGTAGCTTCTGGAATCCGAAGAATTGAAGCCATCACAAACCGTGCAGTGGGGAGCTATTTTGAAGAGCTTGACAAAAACTTTAATGATATTAAAGCCCTTTTAAAGAACCCTGCACAACCCGTAAAAGCAATTAGTAGCTTACAAGATGAAAATGCTGCATTAAAAAAAGAAGTGGAACTTTTATTAAAAGAAAAAGCACAAAATTTACTTGGAGAGTACAATCAACAATTAAAAGAAATAAACGGAGTCCTCTTTTTAGCAAGCACTACAGATCTTGATGCAAACGGGATTAAAAATGTTTCTTTTGAATTGGGGAACAAGCACAAAAATTTATTCCTTGTTTTTGGTAGCTCAGCAAATAACAAGGCCTTACTAACCTGTTATATTTCTAAAGAATTGGTAGATGAGAAAAACTTAGATGCAGGCAAAGTTGTCAGAGAACTCGGTACCTTTATTAATGGTGGCGGTGGAGGTCAAAAATTTTATGCCACTGCAGGTGGTAAAAATCCTGGTGGGTTAAAAGACGCTCTTAACAAAGCGAAAGATTACCTGCTTTAA
- a CDS encoding tetratricopeptide repeat-containing sensor histidine kinase has protein sequence MNHSFVKKPTTYLALLFLFLVGGLSVYGQQEKIDQLKKDLLKNNLTDSAKIKVFGDLGWYYGNINIDSSFFFTKKGLELSIETKNQQGLGQSYNDLGIIFYRTSQYDDAIINYKKSLNFRKKLNDSVGVAGLYSKIAITFQQMDVLDSALFYNKKATTIYEALKMDRFVDTNLSNAANIYLNLQHYPKALEIQLEVLEKRKKRNNVLELAESHVNIGNIYQKLLDFENCKKYYDIAEKLGEENNLIRLLSPLYNNYGNIYRSEGNIKEALKYYEKAYAIRKTLDDEHGIASVTGNLAVLYLEEGKINLASFYFYTSIAKAKKVKAKKIESNAYKSLAILKSYQKELDSAFWYQTKFNELETELNSEKVIKQIAEIETKYETEKKEKEIAVQKEQLLKNELLIKNKNLYAILITSALLILGIISFGYYKRNQFKKKQLQKEIDLKDALSAIKTQNRLQEQRLRISRDLHDNIGSQLTFIISSIDNLKYVSKDIGEKLSTKLSEISLFTSDTIFQLRDTIWAMNKNEITFDDIHTRVLSFVEKAKTAAPNTSFNVDNKVDREFSFTSIAGINVFRVLQEAINNAIKYAEATEINILLTTKNDHFCIEICDNGKGFDIKTVTLGNGLSNMEKRMQEIDGTIQIDATENKGTCIELLLNK, from the coding sequence ATGAATCATTCATTCGTAAAAAAACCAACAACTTATTTAGCACTATTATTTCTTTTTCTAGTTGGAGGACTGTCTGTATATGGGCAACAAGAAAAAATAGACCAGTTAAAAAAGGACTTATTAAAAAACAACTTAACAGATTCTGCAAAAATAAAGGTCTTTGGTGATTTGGGTTGGTATTATGGAAACATCAATATCGATTCTTCCTTTTTCTTTACAAAAAAAGGATTGGAGCTATCAATAGAAACAAAAAATCAGCAAGGTTTAGGGCAATCCTACAATGATTTGGGCATCATTTTTTACAGAACATCTCAATACGATGATGCCATTATAAATTACAAAAAATCTTTAAACTTCAGAAAAAAACTCAATGATTCTGTAGGGGTTGCTGGCTTGTACTCTAAAATCGCCATAACCTTTCAACAAATGGATGTATTGGATTCAGCTTTGTTTTACAACAAGAAAGCAACAACAATATATGAGGCCTTAAAAATGGATCGATTTGTAGACACTAACTTAAGTAACGCTGCAAACATCTATCTAAATTTACAGCATTATCCGAAGGCCCTAGAAATCCAATTAGAAGTTTTAGAAAAAAGAAAGAAGAGAAACAATGTATTAGAATTGGCTGAATCTCATGTGAATATTGGAAACATTTATCAAAAGCTACTAGACTTTGAAAATTGTAAAAAATATTATGATATCGCAGAAAAACTTGGAGAAGAAAATAATTTAATTCGCCTTTTATCGCCTTTATATAACAATTATGGAAATATTTATAGAAGTGAAGGCAACATAAAAGAAGCCCTTAAATACTACGAGAAAGCCTATGCGATTCGAAAAACATTAGATGACGAACATGGAATTGCAAGTGTTACCGGAAACCTAGCTGTTTTATATTTAGAAGAAGGAAAAATTAATCTTGCTAGTTTTTATTTTTATACTTCAATTGCAAAAGCAAAGAAGGTAAAAGCTAAAAAAATTGAATCAAATGCCTATAAAAGTTTAGCCATTTTAAAAAGCTATCAAAAAGAATTGGATAGTGCTTTTTGGTATCAAACAAAATTTAATGAGCTAGAAACAGAACTAAACAGTGAAAAAGTAATCAAACAGATAGCCGAAATTGAAACCAAGTATGAAACTGAAAAGAAAGAAAAAGAGATTGCTGTTCAAAAGGAACAATTGTTAAAAAATGAACTGCTCATTAAAAACAAAAATTTATACGCAATTTTAATTACCTCAGCTTTATTAATTCTAGGCATTATTTCTTTTGGTTATTACAAAAGGAATCAATTTAAGAAGAAACAATTACAAAAAGAGATTGACCTTAAAGATGCGCTTTCAGCCATTAAAACTCAAAACAGACTGCAAGAACAACGCTTGCGAATTTCTAGAGATTTACATGACAATATTGGGTCACAGCTTACTTTTATTATATCTTCTATTGACAATTTAAAATATGTTTCAAAAGACATTGGCGAAAAACTTAGCACGAAGCTTTCTGAGATTAGCCTCTTTACTTCTGATACTATATTCCAATTGCGGGATACCATTTGGGCAATGAACAAAAATGAAATCACTTTTGATGACATTCATACTCGTGTATTATCTTTTGTCGAGAAAGCAAAAACTGCCGCACCGAATACAAGTTTTAATGTCGACAATAAAGTTGATCGTGAATTCTCATTTACTTCTATAGCTGGGATCAACGTATTTAGAGTGCTGCAAGAAGCCATCAACAATGCCATTAAGTACGCAGAGGCAACTGAAATAAACATACTATTAACAACAAAGAATGATCACTTCTGTATTGAGATTTGTGACAATGGTAAGGGCTTTGACATCAAAACGGTCACTTTAGGCAATGGACTGAGTAATATGGAAAAAAGAATGCAAGAGATTGATGGCACTATACAAATAGACGCTACAGAAAACAAAGGCACTTGCATTGAGCTGTTATTAAATAAGTAA
- a CDS encoding GSCFA domain-containing protein, with protein MKLQTTLRLKKEPLNTIDYSATILMLGSCFSENIGKKLTYFKFQTKVNPFGILFHPQAIETFITHSINNKKYTEEDLFFYQERWHSFDAHSSFSNPDKSALLENLNTAIQNTHKDLREASHLVLTLGTAWVYRHVADDQIVANCHKVEQKKFLKELLSPIEIEQSLEAIIALIKSINPTITILLTISPVRHLKDGFIENTQSKSHLIAAVHNVTAPNNKVYYFPSYELMMDELRDYRFYSEDLVHPNKTAIDYIWEKFCTTWMASDTENTMKIIDGIQRDLAHRPFYEQSEQHQQFLKKLAAKKERILKEFPNIQF; from the coding sequence ATGAAACTTCAAACAACTTTAAGATTAAAGAAGGAGCCTTTAAACACCATAGACTATAGCGCTACTATTTTAATGTTAGGTTCTTGTTTTTCAGAAAACATCGGTAAAAAATTAACTTATTTTAAGTTTCAAACAAAGGTAAACCCCTTTGGAATTCTGTTTCACCCGCAAGCAATAGAAACGTTTATCACCCATAGCATTAACAACAAAAAGTACACAGAAGAAGATCTATTTTTCTACCAAGAGCGATGGCATAGTTTTGATGCCCACTCTAGTTTTAGCAATCCCGACAAATCTGCCTTATTAGAAAACTTAAACACTGCCATTCAAAACACTCATAAAGATCTACGTGAGGCAAGTCATTTAGTATTAACACTAGGAACTGCCTGGGTATATAGACATGTAGCCGATGATCAAATTGTTGCGAACTGTCATAAAGTTGAACAGAAAAAATTCTTAAAAGAGCTCTTAAGCCCTATTGAGATTGAGCAAAGCCTAGAGGCTATTATAGCTCTTATAAAAAGTATCAATCCGACAATTACCATACTTTTAACCATCTCACCTGTTCGACATCTAAAGGATGGGTTTATTGAGAACACCCAAAGCAAATCACACTTAATTGCTGCAGTTCACAATGTGACTGCCCCTAATAACAAGGTCTATTATTTCCCAAGCTATGAACTCATGATGGATGAGTTAAGGGATTATCGTTTTTACTCCGAAGACCTCGTACACCCAAACAAAACGGCTATTGACTATATTTGGGAAAAGTTTTGTACAACTTGGATGGCTTCTGATACTGAAAACACCATGAAAATAATCGATGGAATCCAACGGGATCTTGCTCACAGACCTTTCTACGAACAATCAGAACAGCATCAACAGTTTTTAAAAAAATTGGCTGCAAAGAAAGAACGCATCCTAAAAGAGTTCCCAAATATTCAATTCTAA
- a CDS encoding response regulator: MSIKICIAEDNYFLAKAIREKILFFDDISFKFTAVNGAELIGKLEENHNIDVILMDIQMPEMDGIKATEIVKSKYPHIKVIMLTVVDDDDYVFNAIKAGANGYLLKEINPEKLHQCILEVMQGGAPMTPSIALKTLNLLRNPISDQAKKTTTENISLSNREIEILEHLSKGLKYNDIADNLIISPATVRKHIENIYKKLQVHNKIEALLKAQQHKLI; encoded by the coding sequence ATGAGTATTAAGATTTGTATAGCAGAAGACAACTATTTTTTAGCAAAAGCCATTCGTGAAAAAATTTTATTTTTTGATGATATCTCATTTAAATTTACTGCCGTAAACGGAGCAGAGTTAATCGGAAAACTTGAAGAAAACCACAATATTGATGTTATTCTGATGGATATTCAGATGCCAGAAATGGATGGCATTAAAGCCACAGAGATAGTAAAATCAAAGTACCCACATATAAAGGTTATCATGCTTACCGTAGTTGATGATGACGATTATGTGTTTAATGCCATCAAGGCTGGAGCAAATGGATACCTGCTAAAAGAGATAAATCCAGAAAAATTACACCAATGTATTTTAGAAGTCATGCAAGGGGGCGCACCTATGACTCCAAGTATTGCCTTAAAAACTTTAAATTTATTAAGAAACCCTATTTCTGATCAAGCTAAAAAAACAACAACTGAAAATATTAGTTTAAGCAATCGCGAAATTGAAATTTTAGAGCACTTAAGTAAAGGTTTAAAATACAACGATATAGCTGATAATTTAATCATTTCACCTGCGACTGTAAGAAAACACATCGAAAATATTTACAAAAAACTACAAGTACATAATAAAATTGAAGCACTGTTAAAAGCACAACAACACAAATTAATTTAA
- a CDS encoding DUF6498-containing protein, with the protein MLKSIFYPTTQTAFVWISALYLIFLLIIGKADAMTILFVYFVETLIIGVFNALKMYKTIAFRKKEDGKISFVLIPFFIFHYGFFVAIQSIFGFALFGMEATNFIKEPFHIIENYGLIFQLEGIQYALPAIVFNHLGNFFFDFIKNKKYTKFEAHEIMFKPYVRIIIQQFVVILSFFFIAFGNAGLIAALILIALRLCIDLGLNAIKEDSEILDYLSSKLANQKASKEEIKKQLLNFTE; encoded by the coding sequence ATGTTAAAATCAATTTTTTACCCAACAACCCAGACTGCTTTTGTTTGGATCAGCGCTCTGTATCTTATTTTCTTATTGATTATAGGAAAGGCAGATGCCATGACCATCCTTTTTGTGTATTTTGTAGAAACGCTAATTATTGGAGTTTTTAATGCCCTAAAAATGTACAAGACCATTGCATTTAGAAAAAAGGAGGATGGAAAAATTAGCTTTGTGTTGATTCCATTTTTTATATTTCACTATGGTTTTTTTGTCGCGATACAATCTATTTTTGGATTCGCTTTGTTTGGCATGGAGGCTACAAATTTTATTAAAGAACCTTTTCATATTATTGAAAACTATGGACTTATTTTCCAATTAGAAGGCATCCAATACGCACTTCCTGCAATTGTCTTTAATCACTTAGGGAATTTTTTCTTTGACTTTATAAAAAACAAAAAGTACACAAAATTTGAAGCTCATGAAATCATGTTCAAACCTTATGTTCGAATAATTATTCAACAGTTTGTGGTGATACTTTCCTTCTTTTTTATTGCTTTCGGAAATGCTGGCCTGATTGCAGCGCTAATCCTTATAGCTCTTCGTCTTTGTATAGATTTAGGCTTAAACGCCATTAAAGAAGATTCTGAAATCTTGGACTATTTATCTAGCAAACTAGCCAACCAGAAGGCTAGCAAAGAAGAAATAAAAAAACAACTCCTCAATTTTACCGAGTAA
- a CDS encoding rhodanese-like domain-containing protein — protein sequence MGILDIFKRKDMSSEIKNYLERGAVVLDVRTKMEWDEGHSDGAMHIVLNLIPLKIDELKALKKPVIAVCKSGGRSAQATQFLTKEGLDVINGGPWQNVDQYL from the coding sequence ATGGGAATATTAGATATATTTAAAAGAAAAGATATGAGTTCAGAAATTAAAAATTATTTAGAAAGAGGAGCAGTCGTTCTAGACGTAAGAACAAAAATGGAATGGGATGAAGGGCACAGCGATGGAGCAATGCATATCGTATTAAATTTAATTCCCTTAAAAATAGATGAGCTTAAAGCCTTAAAAAAACCTGTAATCGCTGTTTGTAAAAGTGGAGGGAGAAGCGCCCAAGCAACTCAGTTTTTAACCAAAGAAGGTTTGGATGTTATTAATGGAGGACCTTGGCAAAATGTAGACCAATATCTTTAA